TGTAGCAGTGGAGTACGCCCCGCACCCGCACGGCGTCGGCCCTCTTCAGGAATTCAGCGGTATCTGCTTCCGCCTCCCGGGTGTGCAGCACGATCGGCTTGTGCAACTCCTCGGCGAGCGCGAGTTGGGCGTCGAGCGCGTATCTCTGTTGTGCACGAGGCGAGTGATCGTAATGCGTGTCGAGACCGCACTCGCCGACGGCGACCGCTCCGTGAGCGACGGCATCACGAATGGCTGGCGCGTCGGTGGCATCGTCCCAGCCAGCGGCATCATGAGGATGGACGCCGGCGGTGAAGAAGACAAAACCCGCATGGCGCTCAGCAAGACGCCGGGCACGAAGCGCCGTGGCAGCTGACTCACCAATACAGACAAGGGCCCGCGCACCTTCTGCGCGGGCCCGCTGGATCACCGCGTCCGCTTCATCAGCGAACGCGGGATCGGCCAGATGCACATGACTGTCGGAGAAGACGGTCATGCGCTTTACCGGGCGGCCAGACGCTCCGCCTTTCGCGAACGCGTATCGCCCGAATTGTCGTTGCCCGCGTTCACCGCCCGACTGGTCGAGTCGGACGAGGTACGCGGATACTTCGACTCGATCCACAGGAGCAA
This region of Gemmatimonas groenlandica genomic DNA includes:
- a CDS encoding TatD family hydrolase; the protein is MTVFSDSHVHLADPAFADEADAVIQRARAEGARALVCIGESAATALRARRLAERHAGFVFFTAGVHPHDAAGWDDATDAPAIRDAVAHGAVAVGECGLDTHYDHSPRAQQRYALDAQLALAEELHKPIVLHTREAEADTAEFLKRADAVRVRGVLHCYTGSVTLAEAALSVGWFVSFSGIITFRSWTDEALLRLVPNDRLLVESDAPYLAPVPHRGKRNESAFVRLTLARLADVRGQNVDELGWQTLRNTKELFDLPDAVLAAAPTSTSLTHS